One Falsihalocynthiibacter arcticus DNA segment encodes these proteins:
- a CDS encoding DUF5681 domain-containing protein produces the protein MKKEPKTAGAYEVGYGKPPQKHQFQPGNSGNPKGRSKGPGNLHKMIAKHASKKVTVIENGSEKKMAKMDVVVSAMFNSASKGDVGAARLLTSMLQAASELAGNTDAPEFTDADIAVMIDAGNWQAELVALKVEVSDGNE, from the coding sequence ATGAAAAAAGAACCTAAGACCGCAGGCGCATATGAGGTTGGGTACGGAAAACCACCTCAAAAGCACCAGTTCCAACCTGGAAATTCTGGCAACCCAAAAGGGCGCTCAAAGGGCCCGGGCAACCTCCACAAGATGATCGCAAAACACGCCAGCAAGAAGGTAACGGTCATTGAAAACGGTTCCGAGAAAAAGATGGCTAAAATGGATGTTGTGGTCTCGGCCATGTTCAATAGTGCATCTAAAGGTGATGTTGGTGCGGCACGACTGCTGACCTCAATGCTTCAGGCTGCAAGCGAATTGGCAGGAAACACTGACGCTCCAGAATTCACCGATGCAGATATCGCCGTCATGATTGATGCCGGAAACTGGCAGGCTGAGCTCGTTGCCCTCAAGGTGGAGGTGTCAGATGGAAATGAATAG
- the terL gene encoding phage terminase large subunit has translation MEMNSDLMRRVYANNLHAFVQRGFTELNPGDTFVAGYYIRALCHVLERVAAGELRRVIITLPPRHLKSQIASVAFPAWLLGREPTKKIVCASYSAGLAEDFGRQTRQLMRAQFYRATFPWTQLDPSKSAVDEFHTLKKGRRIATSVGGTLTGKGGNILIVDDPMKAEDAHSQVKRDSCHNWFNNTLASRLNDPKSGAIIVVAQRLHVDDLVGRLSATGNWEVFNLPAFAVEPQALPLGDNATWHRGIGELLHPERIGEAEMDRIRYEIGSASFEAQYQQSPTLPGGNLIKREWFGDYDGVPGAILYEAVVQSWDTAAVPGINNDFAVCTTWGLINDHVDLLDVRRAQYHYPDMLREARDLRRKWKPNLIVVEKAGVGIALGNDLLRDGLNDVQALSVKDDKVTRMSLQNAKIEAGQVRLPKSALYLEAFLSEVAEFPNGKYDDQVDTMSQVLATLDQRTVQLKRRA, from the coding sequence ATGGAAATGAATAGTGATCTCATGCGAAGGGTCTACGCCAACAATCTCCATGCGTTCGTGCAGCGAGGCTTTACGGAGTTAAACCCCGGCGACACATTTGTTGCGGGGTACTACATCCGGGCGCTCTGCCATGTTCTGGAGCGAGTGGCTGCTGGTGAGTTGCGGCGGGTAATCATTACGTTGCCGCCGCGCCATTTGAAGTCTCAGATCGCAAGTGTCGCCTTTCCAGCCTGGTTGCTTGGCCGCGAGCCCACAAAGAAGATTGTTTGTGCCAGTTACAGCGCGGGACTTGCTGAGGACTTCGGTAGACAAACCCGACAACTCATGAGGGCTCAATTCTATCGTGCGACATTCCCCTGGACGCAGTTGGATCCTTCAAAGAGTGCTGTTGACGAGTTCCACACCCTCAAGAAGGGCCGCCGGATAGCCACATCAGTTGGCGGGACGTTGACAGGGAAGGGGGGCAACATTCTCATCGTCGACGATCCGATGAAAGCGGAGGATGCGCATTCCCAAGTCAAACGAGACAGCTGCCACAACTGGTTTAACAACACGCTAGCCAGTCGTCTGAATGACCCAAAGTCAGGTGCTATAATAGTCGTCGCCCAGCGTTTACATGTGGATGACCTCGTCGGCCGCCTGTCTGCGACAGGTAATTGGGAGGTCTTCAATCTGCCAGCTTTTGCCGTTGAACCGCAGGCTTTACCGTTAGGCGACAATGCCACATGGCACCGGGGGATTGGCGAATTGCTACATCCCGAGCGTATTGGCGAAGCCGAGATGGATCGAATCCGATATGAGATCGGTTCAGCATCCTTTGAAGCTCAGTACCAGCAGTCTCCCACGCTACCCGGTGGCAATCTAATTAAACGGGAATGGTTCGGGGATTATGACGGTGTGCCCGGGGCCATTCTGTACGAGGCGGTTGTACAAAGCTGGGATACGGCTGCCGTACCAGGCATTAACAATGATTTCGCCGTCTGTACAACATGGGGCCTGATCAACGATCATGTTGACCTTCTGGATGTGCGGCGTGCCCAGTATCATTACCCAGACATGCTGAGAGAGGCCCGCGATCTTCGGCGAAAGTGGAAACCAAATCTGATTGTGGTTGAAAAAGCCGGAGTGGGGATCGCTTTGGGAAATGATTTGCTGCGCGACGGTCTGAACGACGTCCAGGCTTTGTCCGTAAAGGACGACAAGGTAACGAGGATGTCACTGCAGAATGCAAAGATTGAGGCAGGGCAGGTGCGCCTTCCGAAATCAGCACTTTACCTTGAGGCCTTTCTGAGCGAGGTGGCCGAGTTTCCGAACGGCAAGTACGACGATCAGGTCGATACTATGTCGCAAGTGTTGGCTACACTTGATCAGAGGACAGTGCAGCTAAAGCGTCGAGCTTAA